One window of the Anaeromyxobacter dehalogenans 2CP-C genome contains the following:
- the thiE gene encoding thiamine phosphate synthase produces MPVSEASVSAGRRARLGGLYVIVGGADPVAQARAAIGGGARAIQVRMKDAPAGAVLEATRRILALATGRALVLVNDRADLALLAGADGVHLGDDDLPVPEARRLLGPDLLVGRTTRTLEEARAALAEGADHVGYGPIFASRSKALPVPPRGLAALAEVARALPAPVVAIGGIGLDDVAAVARAGAACAAVIEAVLGAADPEAAAARMQAAFEAGRAARGATP; encoded by the coding sequence ATGCCGGTTTCCGAAGCCTCTGTGAGCGCCGGGCGGCGCGCGCGGCTCGGCGGGCTCTACGTCATCGTGGGGGGTGCGGATCCGGTGGCGCAGGCGCGTGCCGCGATCGGCGGAGGCGCCCGCGCGATCCAGGTGCGGATGAAGGACGCGCCCGCCGGCGCGGTGCTCGAGGCCACCCGCCGCATCCTGGCGCTCGCCACCGGCCGGGCGCTCGTGCTCGTGAACGACCGCGCCGACCTGGCGCTCCTCGCCGGCGCCGACGGCGTCCACCTGGGGGACGACGACCTGCCGGTGCCCGAGGCGCGCCGGCTCCTCGGCCCCGACCTGCTGGTGGGCCGCACCACCCGGACGCTGGAGGAGGCCCGGGCCGCGCTCGCCGAGGGCGCCGATCACGTGGGCTACGGGCCCATCTTCGCCTCGCGCTCGAAGGCCCTGCCGGTGCCGCCGCGCGGCCTGGCGGCGCTCGCCGAGGTGGCGCGCGCGCTCCCCGCGCCGGTGGTGGCCATCGGCGGCATCGGGCTCGACGACGTCGCCGCGGTGGCGCGGGCCGGCGCCGCCTGCGCGGCGGTGATCGAGGCGGTGCTGGGCGCGGCGGATCCCGAGGCCGCCGCGGCGCGGATGCAGGCCGCCTTCGAGGCGGGCCGCGCCGCGCGAGGGGCCACCCCGTGA
- a CDS encoding LEA type 2 family protein — protein sequence MRSLRLLALTSIVALSGCAALNQLAASAFEKPKLTFRSATLQSLDLEGATLGFQFDLENPNGFGLTLARLGYGVEVEGTRIAAGDMPGGLKIPAAGKAPVTFPVRVRFKDVPGIVSLLGRQQDSIRYKLGGTVGVSTPVGVVDLPISHEDSLKLPRLPGFTLEGLSVRSVSLSDLALDVKLRVKNPNAFAIPSGTLDSAVSLAGSQVGRIDGRALAAVPAQGSTVLTIPLKVDLVRAGRAASELMRGAPVDVGMRGTADLGGLPVPLDVGGRVPVAR from the coding sequence ATGCGATCCCTCCGGCTCCTCGCCCTCACCTCGATCGTGGCGCTCTCCGGCTGCGCCGCGCTCAACCAGCTCGCCGCCTCGGCCTTCGAGAAGCCGAAGCTCACCTTCCGCTCCGCCACCCTGCAGTCGCTCGACCTCGAGGGCGCCACGCTGGGCTTCCAGTTCGACCTCGAGAACCCGAACGGCTTCGGCCTCACGCTGGCGCGCCTGGGCTACGGCGTCGAGGTGGAGGGGACGCGCATCGCCGCCGGCGACATGCCGGGCGGCCTCAAGATCCCGGCGGCCGGGAAGGCGCCGGTCACGTTCCCGGTGCGGGTGCGCTTCAAGGACGTGCCGGGGATCGTGTCGCTGCTCGGCCGGCAGCAGGACTCCATCCGCTACAAGCTGGGCGGCACGGTCGGGGTCTCGACGCCGGTGGGCGTGGTGGACCTGCCCATCTCCCACGAGGACAGCCTGAAGCTGCCGCGCCTCCCGGGCTTCACGCTGGAGGGGCTGTCGGTCCGCTCGGTGTCGCTCTCCGACCTCGCGCTCGACGTGAAGCTGCGGGTGAAGAACCCGAACGCGTTCGCCATCCCCTCGGGCACGCTCGACTCGGCGGTCTCGCTGGCGGGCAGCCAGGTGGGCCGGATCGACGGGCGCGCCCTGGCGGCGGTCCCCGCGCAGGGCAGCACGGTCCTCACGATCCCACTCAAGGTGGATCTCGTCCGCGCCGGCCGGGCCGCCAGCGAGCTGATGCGCGGCGCGCCGGTGGACGTCGGGATGCGCGGCACCGCCGACCTGGGCGGCCTGCCGGTGCCGCTCGACGTGGGCGGGCGCGTCCCGGTCGCGCGGTGA
- a CDS encoding CidA/LrgA family protein, translated as MPPAVPHASPPPATARSLLALPLQLLALGGFWGAGALAARALRLPLPGGVVGMLLLLGALRLGLVRAGWLERGADWLFRHMLLFFIPAAVGAIQYPELLGGEGARALAVVAVSTVLVMAVTGATVEWLARRREEAP; from the coding sequence ATGCCTCCCGCCGTCCCCCACGCGTCCCCGCCCCCCGCCACCGCGCGCTCGCTGCTGGCGCTCCCGCTCCAGCTCCTCGCGCTCGGCGGGTTCTGGGGCGCCGGCGCGCTCGCCGCCCGCGCGCTGCGCCTCCCGCTCCCCGGCGGCGTGGTGGGGATGCTGCTGCTGCTCGGCGCGCTCCGGCTCGGGCTGGTGCGGGCCGGCTGGCTGGAGCGCGGGGCCGACTGGCTCTTCCGCCACATGCTGCTCTTCTTCATCCCGGCCGCGGTGGGCGCGATCCAGTACCCGGAGCTGCTCGGCGGCGAGGGGGCCCGCGCGCTCGCGGTGGTGGCGGTGAGCACGGTGCTCGTCATGGCGGTGACCGGCGCCACGGTGGAGTGGCTGGCGCGCCGGCGGGAGGAGGCGCCGTGA
- a CDS encoding carboxypeptidase-like regulatory domain-containing protein — translation MHPTSTSRAGARAAPALPALLLAAALAACGGGGGGGGANPPPPPPPGGGNTLLGAVTDAATGARLAGVTVAAGGRTAVTDAAGEFTLAGLAAGDVRLTFTKPGYAPSYAGARSGDRAEAVLATLKREGARQPYDPSTARTFSEVTEAGPYAVILPAGGLDTEATELEVTITPVDPSKETAVLPGELVAGSAGGTVLAPVTFAEFSIYEPSGRRVNLKPSASAVVELPIPPALRPRYPVGTVIHCYSYDPVTGAWEDFVEGTVAVSTVDGETPVLRASIRHFSWYGAAPEGDECADLYGRVVSAVDGRPLPNARVEAFPGTTAYTDANGSFQVVALRDGTSSVVAYQTGFDLDGSLTGMPGAKYIEFGKVDDLPLTGLVARSCSGGASLAGAAGEMQAAAAGVGTPADPLVVRVGLLSKVTYEVVAWVDASGAAALVSEGLPGPDGELVDPQPTDGAVITVTGPDGAHALALAAAQTGVYAASFAAQPGRRYTIAVDANGDGAVDGTGFTYLVGEPAFTSPPEGATVDAAGLRAAWGDGAIEAGTADPDYAPLYWAAVTASAEPWDGDFYWGSDRAFDVRSLATGEPLAPDAYTASVMALCGPYAAAGQDVALVKNVTGAGISGEFFSFAAGAEVAFTVR, via the coding sequence ATGCACCCGACCTCGACGTCCCGGGCCGGCGCGCGCGCCGCGCCCGCCCTTCCCGCCCTTCTCCTTGCGGCCGCGCTCGCGGCCTGCGGCGGCGGTGGAGGCGGCGGCGGCGCGAACCCGCCCCCACCCCCGCCGCCCGGCGGCGGCAACACCCTCCTCGGCGCGGTCACCGACGCCGCCACCGGCGCGCGCCTCGCGGGCGTGACCGTCGCCGCCGGCGGCCGCACCGCCGTCACCGACGCGGCGGGCGAGTTCACCCTCGCCGGCCTCGCCGCCGGCGACGTGCGGCTCACCTTCACGAAGCCCGGCTACGCGCCGAGCTACGCCGGCGCGCGCTCCGGCGACCGCGCGGAGGCGGTGCTCGCCACGCTGAAGCGCGAGGGGGCGCGGCAGCCCTACGACCCGTCCACCGCCCGGACGTTCTCCGAGGTGACCGAGGCCGGCCCGTACGCGGTGATCCTCCCGGCCGGCGGCCTGGACACCGAGGCCACCGAGCTCGAGGTGACCATCACGCCCGTCGATCCCAGCAAGGAGACCGCGGTGCTCCCCGGCGAGCTGGTCGCGGGGAGCGCCGGCGGCACGGTGCTCGCGCCCGTCACGTTCGCCGAGTTCAGCATCTACGAGCCGTCCGGCCGCCGGGTGAACCTGAAGCCGTCGGCGAGCGCGGTGGTCGAGCTGCCCATCCCGCCGGCCCTCCGCCCCCGCTACCCGGTGGGCACGGTGATCCACTGCTACTCGTACGATCCGGTCACCGGCGCCTGGGAGGACTTCGTGGAGGGCACCGTGGCGGTCTCCACGGTGGACGGCGAGACGCCGGTGCTGCGCGCCTCCATCCGCCACTTCTCCTGGTACGGCGCCGCGCCGGAGGGGGACGAGTGCGCCGATCTGTACGGGCGCGTGGTGTCGGCGGTGGACGGGCGACCGCTCCCCAACGCGCGCGTCGAGGCGTTCCCCGGGACGACCGCGTACACCGACGCGAACGGGAGCTTCCAGGTGGTGGCGCTCCGCGACGGCACGTCGAGCGTGGTCGCCTACCAGACCGGCTTCGACCTCGACGGCTCGCTCACCGGCATGCCCGGCGCGAAGTACATCGAGTTCGGCAAGGTGGACGACCTGCCGCTCACCGGGCTGGTGGCGCGCTCCTGCTCCGGGGGCGCCTCGCTGGCCGGCGCGGCCGGCGAGATGCAGGCCGCCGCCGCCGGCGTGGGCACGCCCGCCGATCCGCTCGTGGTGCGGGTGGGCCTGCTGAGCAAGGTCACCTACGAGGTCGTCGCCTGGGTGGACGCGAGCGGCGCCGCGGCGCTGGTGAGCGAGGGGCTGCCCGGGCCCGACGGCGAGCTCGTCGATCCGCAGCCGACCGACGGCGCCGTGATCACCGTGACCGGCCCGGACGGCGCGCACGCGCTCGCGCTGGCGGCCGCGCAGACCGGCGTGTACGCCGCCTCCTTCGCCGCGCAGCCGGGCCGTCGCTACACCATCGCGGTGGACGCGAACGGCGACGGCGCGGTGGACGGCACGGGGTTCACCTACCTCGTGGGCGAGCCGGCCTTCACGTCGCCGCCCGAGGGCGCCACCGTGGACGCCGCCGGGCTCCGCGCCGCCTGGGGCGACGGCGCGATCGAGGCCGGCACCGCCGATCCCGACTACGCGCCGCTGTACTGGGCCGCGGTCACCGCCAGCGCCGAGCCCTGGGACGGCGACTTCTACTGGGGCAGCGATCGCGCGTTCGACGTCCGCTCGCTCGCCACCGGCGAGCCGCTCGCGCCCGACGCGTACACCGCCTCGGTGATGGCGCTGTGCGGGCCCTACGCGGCGGCCGGCCAGGACGTCGCGCTGGTGAAGAACGTCACCGGCGCGGGCATCTCGGGCGAGTTCTTCAGCTTCGCCGCCGGCGCCGAGGTGGCCTTCACCGTGCGCTGA
- a CDS encoding bifunctional hydroxymethylpyrimidine kinase/phosphomethylpyrimidine kinase — protein MIPRVLVVAGLDPSGGAGLTADLEALAAVGARGWAVATALTAQGPRGARGVSPTAEAFLRAQIDALLEGRERPRAVKTGMLGTAGLARALAARLGEPPLARVPVVVDPVLVASSGAPLLDAGGAAPGEALAALLARARLVTPNLPELAALTGVEVADDAAAVRAARMLPARAVLVKGGHRAGAPVDLLVEGRRVTRFTGRRRAGTARGTGCRLASAIAGLLAGGASLEEAVRGGKRVVGRYLDLAAR, from the coding sequence GTGATCCCGCGGGTGCTGGTGGTGGCCGGCCTCGACCCGTCGGGCGGGGCGGGCCTCACCGCCGACCTCGAGGCGCTCGCCGCCGTCGGCGCGCGCGGCTGGGCCGTCGCGACCGCGCTCACCGCGCAGGGCCCGCGCGGCGCGCGCGGCGTCTCGCCGACCGCCGAGGCGTTCCTGCGGGCGCAGATCGACGCGCTGCTGGAGGGACGCGAGCGGCCGCGCGCGGTGAAGACCGGCATGCTCGGGACCGCCGGCCTGGCCCGGGCGCTGGCCGCGCGGCTCGGGGAGCCGCCGCTCGCGCGCGTGCCCGTGGTGGTCGATCCGGTGCTGGTCGCGTCCTCCGGCGCGCCGCTGCTCGACGCGGGCGGCGCGGCGCCCGGCGAGGCGCTCGCGGCGCTGCTCGCGCGGGCGCGGCTCGTCACGCCCAACCTGCCGGAGCTCGCGGCGCTCACCGGCGTCGAGGTCGCGGACGACGCCGCGGCCGTCCGCGCGGCGCGGATGCTCCCGGCGCGCGCGGTGCTGGTGAAGGGCGGGCACCGCGCCGGCGCGCCGGTGGACCTGCTGGTGGAGGGGCGGCGCGTGACGCGGTTCACCGGGCGGCGCAGGGCGGGGACGGCGCGCGGGACCGGGTGCCGGCTGGCGTCGGCGATCGCCGGGCTGCTCGCGGGCGGGGCGTCGCTGGAGGAGGCGGTGCGCGGGGGGAAGCGGGTCGTGGGGCGGTATCTGGATCTCGCCGCGCGGTGA
- a CDS encoding LrgB family protein has product MIAAAWIAVTAALYAAARALHRRFPRPWLTPLLVVPGALAAVLLAARVPYPGYMRGGRLLVDLLGPATVAFALPLHRHAGLLRRHAAELCAGILAGCAVAVGSSFLLARALGLGRPLALSLAPRSITTPFAMQVAGDLGGVPALAAVFVILTAVVGLVVGQLLLRWLPLRSAVARGALFGMGAHAAGTAQAMELGRVEGAVAGVVMIVAGLGVLVATPLLRLAL; this is encoded by the coding sequence GTGATCGCCGCCGCCTGGATCGCCGTCACCGCCGCGCTGTACGCGGCCGCCCGGGCGCTGCACCGCCGCTTCCCGCGGCCGTGGCTCACGCCGCTGCTGGTCGTGCCGGGCGCGCTCGCCGCGGTGCTGCTCGCCGCGCGCGTGCCGTACCCCGGCTACATGCGAGGCGGGCGGCTGCTGGTCGATCTCCTCGGCCCGGCCACGGTGGCGTTCGCGCTGCCGCTCCACCGCCACGCCGGGCTGCTCCGCCGGCACGCCGCCGAGCTCTGCGCCGGGATCCTGGCCGGCTGCGCGGTGGCGGTGGGGAGCTCGTTCCTGCTCGCCCGCGCGCTCGGCCTCGGCCGGCCGCTCGCGCTCAGCCTGGCGCCCCGCTCCATCACCACGCCGTTCGCGATGCAGGTGGCCGGCGACCTCGGCGGCGTGCCGGCGCTGGCGGCGGTGTTCGTGATCCTCACGGCGGTGGTGGGCCTGGTGGTGGGGCAGCTCCTCCTCCGCTGGCTCCCGCTCCGGAGCGCGGTCGCGCGCGGCGCGCTGTTCGGCATGGGCGCGCACGCCGCCGGCACCGCGCAGGCCATGGAGCTGGGGCGCGTCGAGGGCGCGGTGGCGGGGGTGGTGATGATCGTCGCCGGCCTGGGCGTGCTGGTCGCGACGCCGCTCCTCCGGCTGGCGCTCTAG
- the dnaB gene encoding replicative DNA helicase — protein MAESDPARRVAEAGVSPLRSARDLPHSLEAEQAVLGAILVEETAFDQVAALLRAGDFYLLAHQHVYGACEELARESKTLDPILVQQRLDAKGLLGSAVPQELPLTLARAIGTASNVGHYARTVQDLARLRVMMLTAQRLVERGYEAGANVQHFLDAAQQEVFGAAQGSNVDTLKKISEPVLRALENLEAVQKRVQAGLSPITGVPTGIQTLDRNTLGLQPGTLTVLAARPSVGKTAFALNIATHAATKAQRKVAFFSLEMPSDQLALRMLASEGKLDWRKLSQGQLSRHDWDKLATQADRIGAANLWLDDNFVLTPVELRSKCRKLKRENGGLDLVMIDYLQLMHAPSDRSNQSREQEIATISRSLKSLAKELECPIVALSQLNRSVEKRKGEPPMLSDLRESGAIEQDADIVMFLHRAEEDNKDVQQGTAAGDTLPVQLIVAKQRQGPTCTIDLVFFKTTTYFAEMDRRPQQ, from the coding sequence ATGGCCGAATCGGATCCTGCCCGCCGCGTCGCCGAAGCCGGCGTCTCCCCCCTGCGCTCCGCGCGCGATCTCCCCCACAGCCTCGAGGCCGAGCAGGCGGTGCTGGGCGCGATCCTGGTGGAGGAGACCGCCTTCGACCAGGTGGCCGCGCTGCTGCGGGCCGGCGACTTCTACCTGCTCGCGCACCAGCACGTGTACGGCGCGTGCGAGGAGCTGGCCCGCGAGTCGAAGACGCTCGATCCCATCCTGGTCCAGCAGCGGCTCGACGCGAAGGGGCTGCTCGGCTCCGCGGTCCCGCAGGAGCTCCCGCTCACGCTGGCGCGCGCCATCGGCACCGCGTCCAACGTCGGCCACTACGCGCGCACCGTGCAGGATCTCGCCCGGCTGCGGGTGATGATGCTCACCGCGCAGCGGCTGGTGGAGCGCGGCTACGAGGCCGGGGCGAACGTCCAGCACTTCCTGGACGCCGCGCAGCAGGAGGTGTTCGGCGCCGCGCAGGGCAGCAACGTAGACACGCTGAAGAAGATCTCCGAGCCGGTGCTGCGGGCGCTCGAGAACCTCGAGGCCGTGCAGAAGCGGGTCCAGGCCGGCCTGTCGCCCATCACCGGCGTGCCCACCGGCATCCAGACGCTCGACCGGAACACGCTCGGCCTGCAGCCCGGGACGCTCACCGTGCTCGCCGCCCGCCCGTCGGTCGGCAAGACCGCGTTCGCGCTCAACATCGCCACCCACGCCGCCACCAAGGCCCAGCGCAAGGTCGCGTTCTTCTCGCTGGAGATGCCGTCCGACCAGCTCGCGCTCCGCATGCTCGCGTCCGAGGGCAAGCTCGACTGGCGCAAGCTCTCGCAGGGCCAGCTCTCCCGGCACGACTGGGACAAGCTCGCCACCCAGGCCGACCGCATCGGCGCCGCCAACCTGTGGCTCGACGACAACTTCGTGCTCACCCCCGTGGAGCTGCGCTCGAAGTGCCGCAAGCTGAAGCGCGAGAACGGCGGGCTCGATCTCGTGATGATCGACTACCTGCAGCTCATGCACGCGCCCAGCGACCGCTCCAACCAGTCGCGCGAGCAGGAGATCGCCACCATCAGCCGCTCGCTGAAGTCGCTCGCGAAGGAGCTCGAGTGCCCCATCGTGGCGCTCTCGCAGCTCAACCGCAGCGTGGAGAAGCGCAAGGGCGAGCCCCCCATGCTCTCCGACCTCCGCGAGTCCGGCGCCATCGAGCAGGACGCCGACATCGTGATGTTCCTGCACCGTGCCGAGGAGGACAACAAGGACGTCCAGCAGGGCACCGCCGCCGGCGACACCCTCCCCGTGCAGCTCATCGTGGCGAAGCAGCGCCAGGGCCCCACCTGCACCATCGACCTGGTGTTCTTCAAGACGACGACGTACTTCGCCGAGATGGACCGCCGACCGCAGCAGTAG
- a CDS encoding gamma-glutamyl-gamma-aminobutyrate hydrolase family protein, with product MSPRPRIGITLDADATGRRYELPRGYVEAVLDAGGLPILLPHAVDVAGAYLSLLDGLVVSGGDFDLPPELYGEARRPGCGPSRPERTRFEKDLLEAALAARLPVLGVCGGMQLLDVVRGGTLWQDLPGEAGLRGHEQPAPKDVPSHEVTIAPGTQLAALAGAGPLMVNSTHHQAVREPGPGVLVSARAPDGVVEAIELPDLPFALGVQWHPEATRDDPRHAAIYRGLVDAARSLRR from the coding sequence GTGAGCCCTCGGCCGCGGATCGGGATCACGCTCGACGCCGACGCCACGGGCCGGCGGTACGAGCTGCCGCGCGGCTACGTGGAGGCGGTGCTGGACGCGGGCGGCCTGCCCATCCTGCTGCCGCACGCGGTGGACGTGGCCGGCGCGTACCTGTCGCTGCTCGACGGGCTGGTGGTGAGCGGCGGCGACTTCGACCTGCCGCCGGAGCTGTACGGCGAGGCGCGGCGCCCGGGCTGCGGCCCGTCGCGCCCCGAGCGCACCCGCTTCGAGAAGGACCTGCTCGAGGCCGCGCTCGCGGCGCGCCTGCCGGTGCTGGGCGTGTGCGGCGGCATGCAGCTCCTCGACGTGGTGCGGGGCGGCACGCTCTGGCAGGACCTGCCCGGCGAGGCCGGCCTCCGCGGCCACGAGCAGCCCGCGCCGAAGGACGTCCCCTCCCACGAGGTGACCATCGCGCCCGGCACGCAGCTGGCCGCGCTCGCCGGGGCCGGTCCGCTCATGGTGAACTCGACGCACCACCAGGCGGTGCGCGAGCCGGGGCCGGGCGTGCTCGTCTCGGCCCGCGCGCCCGACGGCGTGGTGGAGGCCATCGAGCTCCCGGACCTGCCGTTCGCGCTGGGCGTGCAGTGGCACCCCGAGGCGACGCGCGACGACCCGCGCCACGCCGCCATCTACCGGGGCCTCGTGGACGCGGCGCGGAGCCTGCGCCGGTGA
- a CDS encoding trypsin-like peptidase domain-containing protein: MRSRRSSSRSAVRGAGRALALAAALAAGVAAPAAARPPAALPRADERASANRRTPVVIAVEKVRGAVVNVSAEELVRIRVPSQPRGGTMGDLLFGDLFERPRYRKGYATTSLGSGVIVSPDGYVLTNNHVVERGARFRVGLLDGRELMAKVVGTDPSSDLAVLKLDTREKLPYVTTGRSDDLLIGETVIAIGNPFGLAHTVTTGVVSAVHRNFKAGERTMFDFIQTDASINPGNSGGPLLDIDGRLVGVNTAILGDRSAGIGFAIPIDRARRIAEDLIAHGEVREGYLGISVDDLPRKDGSVDGGSGGVRVTGVDPGSPGERAGVRSGDRVEAVDGTPPGSAAELLFRLRDLPIGRAARLDLSRRGARVQATVTAVELTPQRAAELVQQRVGLRVSEERVSGGTLVVVRSVAGRSPAAQAGLQPGDLVREVNSAEVSSVAGFQRAAARARRGGRLVLLVQRGYAAERIAFDFD; the protein is encoded by the coding sequence GTGAGGTCCCGCCGCAGCAGCAGCCGTAGCGCCGTCCGCGGCGCCGGGCGCGCCCTCGCGCTCGCCGCCGCGCTCGCCGCCGGAGTCGCGGCGCCCGCCGCGGCCCGGCCCCCCGCCGCGCTCCCCCGCGCCGACGAGCGCGCGTCCGCGAACCGCCGCACCCCGGTGGTGATCGCGGTGGAGAAGGTGCGCGGCGCGGTGGTGAACGTCTCCGCCGAGGAGCTGGTCCGCATCCGCGTCCCGTCGCAGCCGCGCGGCGGCACGATGGGCGACCTGCTGTTCGGCGACCTGTTCGAGCGGCCGCGCTACCGCAAGGGCTACGCGACCACCTCGCTCGGCTCGGGCGTGATCGTCTCGCCCGACGGCTACGTGCTCACGAACAACCACGTGGTGGAGCGCGGCGCCCGCTTCCGGGTGGGCCTGCTCGACGGCCGCGAGCTCATGGCGAAGGTGGTGGGCACCGATCCGTCGTCCGACCTCGCGGTGCTGAAGCTCGACACCCGCGAGAAGCTCCCCTACGTCACCACCGGCCGCTCCGACGACCTGCTCATCGGCGAGACGGTCATCGCCATCGGCAACCCGTTCGGCCTCGCGCACACCGTCACCACCGGCGTGGTCTCGGCGGTGCACCGCAACTTCAAGGCGGGCGAGCGGACGATGTTCGACTTCATCCAGACCGACGCGTCCATCAACCCCGGCAACTCCGGCGGGCCGCTGCTCGACATCGACGGGCGGCTGGTGGGCGTGAACACCGCCATCCTGGGCGACCGCAGCGCCGGCATCGGCTTCGCCATCCCCATCGACCGGGCCCGCCGCATCGCCGAGGACCTCATCGCGCACGGCGAGGTGCGCGAGGGCTACCTCGGCATCTCGGTGGACGACCTGCCGCGCAAGGATGGCTCGGTGGACGGCGGCTCCGGCGGCGTGCGCGTCACCGGGGTGGACCCGGGGTCGCCCGGCGAGCGCGCCGGCGTGCGGAGCGGCGATCGGGTCGAGGCGGTGGACGGGACGCCGCCGGGCAGCGCCGCGGAGCTCCTGTTCCGGCTGCGCGACCTCCCCATCGGCCGCGCCGCGCGGCTCGACCTCTCGCGCCGCGGCGCGCGCGTGCAGGCCACCGTCACGGCCGTCGAGCTGACCCCGCAGCGCGCCGCCGAGCTCGTGCAGCAGCGCGTGGGCCTGCGCGTCTCCGAGGAGCGCGTCTCCGGCGGCACGCTGGTGGTGGTGCGCAGCGTGGCCGGCCGCTCGCCCGCCGCCCAGGCCGGGCTGCAGCCGGGCGACCTCGTCCGCGAGGTGAACTCCGCCGAGGTCTCGTCGGTGGCCGGCTTCCAGCGGGCCGCCGCCCGGGCCCGCCGCGGCGGCCGGCTCGTGCTGCTCGTCCAGCGCGGCTACGCCGCCGAGCGCATCGCCTTCGACTTCGACTAG
- a CDS encoding YncE family protein: MLTKGSRAAAAALAAALALACAPAPEAPGARHHLYVSQAASGTMAVVDPERGETVRRIPVGQLPHQLLPVDDRLLVVLTGSQAVAELDPAAARLTRTFLTAPLPAAREDGSAIAGHATAEAAAATSCAACHGAPGGPSPRYVGERPIALLALPGGRLLVAHVRSGALTELDLATGAIRRRVALEPAGEAREAVALALLGGEVLVALRPKPPSSAPAVIRRLDAGTLAPLGDVAVGPDPVALLAMPERGLALVSDFASDHVTPVLPDAGAGRAFTAAPGPMGLLPLPGGRRVLALDYYSDSLSRLDLDSGEVRTERLRSAARSFANPSHAALSPDGRVAWVVSSGTEGHLLAVDVETLAVVRALPVDGLSFAVAVVPGPAPLPPAP, translated from the coding sequence GTGCTCACGAAGGGTTCACGCGCCGCGGCCGCGGCGCTCGCGGCGGCGCTCGCGCTCGCCTGCGCGCCCGCGCCCGAGGCGCCGGGCGCGCGCCACCACCTGTACGTGAGCCAGGCGGCGAGCGGCACGATGGCGGTGGTCGATCCGGAGCGCGGCGAGACGGTGCGCCGGATCCCGGTGGGCCAGCTGCCGCACCAGCTCCTCCCCGTGGACGACCGGCTCCTCGTCGTCCTCACCGGCTCGCAGGCGGTGGCGGAGCTGGATCCCGCCGCGGCGCGCCTCACCCGGACGTTCCTCACCGCCCCGCTGCCGGCGGCGCGGGAGGACGGGAGCGCCATCGCCGGCCACGCCACCGCGGAGGCCGCCGCGGCCACGAGCTGCGCCGCCTGCCACGGCGCGCCCGGCGGGCCGTCGCCGCGGTACGTGGGCGAGCGGCCCATCGCCCTGCTGGCGCTGCCGGGCGGGCGGCTCCTCGTGGCCCACGTCCGCTCCGGCGCGCTCACGGAGCTCGACCTCGCGACGGGCGCCATCCGCCGCCGCGTCGCGCTCGAGCCCGCCGGCGAGGCGCGCGAGGCGGTGGCGCTCGCGCTGCTCGGCGGCGAGGTGCTGGTGGCGCTCCGCCCGAAGCCGCCGTCGAGCGCGCCCGCGGTGATCCGCCGGCTCGACGCCGGGACGCTCGCGCCGCTCGGCGACGTGGCGGTGGGCCCGGATCCGGTGGCGCTGCTCGCCATGCCGGAGCGGGGGCTCGCGCTCGTCTCCGACTTCGCCTCCGACCACGTCACGCCCGTCCTCCCGGACGCCGGCGCCGGCCGGGCGTTCACCGCCGCGCCCGGGCCCATGGGCCTGCTGCCGCTGCCCGGCGGGCGCCGGGTGCTGGCGCTCGACTACTACTCGGACTCGCTCTCGCGCCTCGACCTCGACAGCGGCGAGGTCCGCACCGAGCGGCTCCGCTCCGCCGCGCGGTCCTTCGCGAACCCGAGCCACGCCGCGCTCTCGCCGGACGGCCGCGTCGCCTGGGTGGTGTCGTCGGGCACCGAGGGGCATCTCCTCGCGGTGGACGTCGAGACGCTCGCCGTCGTGCGCGCCCTCCCCGTGGACGGCCTCTCCTTCGCGGTGGCCGTGGTGCCCGGCCCCGCCCCGCTTCCCCCCGCACCCTGA
- a CDS encoding DUF1844 domain-containing protein: MADEKQPAPIDFYTFVLSLGSSAFVHLGDAPHPETGEIAQANLLLAKQTIDILSMLAEKTKGNLTDEEARFLENLLTDLRLRYVGKSSGR; the protein is encoded by the coding sequence ATGGCCGACGAGAAGCAGCCCGCGCCCATCGACTTCTACACGTTCGTGCTGTCGCTCGGCTCCTCCGCGTTCGTGCACCTCGGCGACGCGCCGCACCCGGAGACCGGCGAGATCGCGCAGGCCAACCTGCTGCTCGCGAAGCAGACCATCGACATCCTGTCGATGCTCGCCGAGAAGACGAAGGGCAACCTCACCGACGAGGAGGCCCGGTTCCTCGAGAACCTCCTCACCGACCTGCGGCTGCGCTACGTGGGCAAGTCGAGCGGGCGGTAG